The Halictus rubicundus isolate RS-2024b chromosome 3, iyHalRubi1_principal, whole genome shotgun sequence genome includes a region encoding these proteins:
- the LOC143352887 gene encoding tetratricopeptide repeat protein 39B isoform X1: MSDIEEDEFQDAQETVQEPTSMDLDTAIMEAKKAINCFFNNDFDKARKIMEPWATSSIYHSLGTSVFAFLEAILTFEQEYIAKAAAAVKQCMSLCSKQRKHITLTQNIGKIVKKTNYDTYTIEEVHAELCYAESLLLKSMLTFVEDETLVSFVKAGLKIRACFLSYKECLTILNNRKWENDVHKIHFESGVRTGIGAFNLMISLLPARIIKLLEFIGFSGDKEYGLSELDAGYTERRGLRHVLCAMVLLSYNLLVSVFLSNTDGDLEWCEKALEEELSLYPNGVWFLFFKGRLELIRGNFETAIEWYTRSWKSQDLWPQFHHLCFWELMWAHCSLQQWEEAAMFANCLVKESNWSRTVYLYQKAAILLMQKPPSKSEKKQLIDVLMMQAPTFKQRIAGKSWPMEKFVIKKTERYFAQKDKLVLPVFELMYVWNLFRTIGKRQDLMLNIFKQIEEAERELKNAPKTEFHGDNEALLLLLKGACLRQLKRPLLAEDCLTRALALDKSIREDTYIIPFATVELALLAKDQGNIPLAIEFLEDAKKNFTGYLLESRLHFRIHSDLMNLSGKKVEDLAA, encoded by the exons ATGTCAGACATAGAAGAAGATGAG tttcaagATGCCCAGGAAACTGTTCAGGA ACCTACTTCCATGGACTTGGATACAGCGATAATGGAAGCAAAGAAAGCGATCAATTGTTTTTTTAACAATGATTTCGACAAAGCAAGAAAAATTATGGAACCATGGGCAACCAGCAGCATATATCATTCTTTGGGAACAAGTGTTTTCGCGTTTCTCGAGGCGATCCTTACATTCGAACAA GAATACATTGCAAAGGCAGCTGCAGCCGTGAAACAGTGTATGAGCTTATGTTCAAAGCAACGCAAACACATTACTCTAACACAAAATATTGGTAAAATTGTGAAGAAGACTAACTACGATACCTACACGATTG AGGAAGTGCATGCGGAACTATGTTATGCCGAGTCACTCCTTTTAAAGTCGATGCTCACGTTTGTGGAGGACGAGACTTTGGTCAGCTTTGTCAAAGCTGGATTGAAAATTCGTGCCTGCTTTCTGTCGTATAA GGAATGTctaacaattttgaataatcgTAAATGGGAAAACGATGTCCacaaaattcatttcgaaaGCGGTGTTCGCACAGGAATCGGAGCGTTTAATTTG ATGATCTCATTGTTACCAGCAAGAATTATCAAACTGTTAGAGTTTATAGGCTTCTCGGGCGATAAG GAATACGGTTTATCGGAGTTAGATGCAGGATATACCGAAAGAAGAGGATTACGGCACGTTTTGTGCGCAATGGTCCTCTTATCTTATAATTTACTAGTGTCTGTTTTCCTAAGCAACACAGACGGCGACCTAGAGTGGTGTGAAAAAGCGTTGGAGGAAGAGTTGAGTCTTTATCCAAACGGCGTATGGTTTTTGTTTTTCAAGGGAAGGCTGGAACTGATAAGAGGAAATTTTGAAACTGCGATCGAATGGTACACAAGATCTTGGAAGAGCCAAGACTTATGGCCTCAGTTCCATCATCTTTGCTTCTGGGAGTTGATGTGGGCGCATTGTTCTCTGCAACAATGGGAAGAAGCTGCGATGTTCGCCAACTGTTTAGTTAAGGAATCGAACTGGTCGCGTACCGTTTATTTATACCAAAAAGCAGCAATACTTCTTATGCAAAAACCACCGTCGAAAAGCGAGAAGAAACAGTTGATCGATGTTTTAATGATGCAAGCGCCTACGTTCAAGCAACGCATAGCAGGAAAATCATGGCCAATGGAGAAGTTTGTTATTAAAAAAACGGAACGTTATTTTGCTCAGAAAGATAAACTAGTTCTTCCTGTGTTCGAACTTATGTACGTGTGGAATTTGTTCCGAACGATCGGCAAACGGCAAGACTTaatgttaaatatatttaaacaaatcgagGAAGCTGAAAGAGAACTTAAAAATGCCCC AAAAACTGAATTTCACGGAGACAACGAGGCGCTTCTGTTACTTTTAAAGGGCGCCTGTTTACGCCAATTAAAACGTCCTCTATTGGCCGAGGATTGTTTAACTCGTGCTCTTGCATTAGACAAATCAATTAGAGAAGATACTTATATAATTCCTTTCGCAACGGTAGAATTAGCTTTGTTAGCAAAGGATCAAGGAAACATTCCACTTGCTATCGAGTTTCTAGAAGATGCTAA
- the LOC143352887 gene encoding tetratricopeptide repeat protein 39B isoform X3, with protein sequence MDLDTAIMEAKKAINCFFNNDFDKARKIMEPWATSSIYHSLGTSVFAFLEAILTFEQEYIAKAAAAVKQCMSLCSKQRKHITLTQNIGKIVKKTNYDTYTIEEVHAELCYAESLLLKSMLTFVEDETLVSFVKAGLKIRACFLSYKECLTILNNRKWENDVHKIHFESGVRTGIGAFNLMISLLPARIIKLLEFIGFSGDKEYGLSELDAGYTERRGLRHVLCAMVLLSYNLLVSVFLSNTDGDLEWCEKALEEELSLYPNGVWFLFFKGRLELIRGNFETAIEWYTRSWKSQDLWPQFHHLCFWELMWAHCSLQQWEEAAMFANCLVKESNWSRTVYLYQKAAILLMQKPPSKSEKKQLIDVLMMQAPTFKQRIAGKSWPMEKFVIKKTERYFAQKDKLVLPVFELMYVWNLFRTIGKRQDLMLNIFKQIEEAERELKNAPKTEFHGDNEALLLLLKGACLRQLKRPLLAEDCLTRALALDKSIREDTYIIPFATVELALLAKDQGNIPLAIEFLEDAKKNFTGYLLESRLHFRIHSDLMNLSGKKVEDLAA encoded by the exons ATGGACTTGGATACAGCGATAATGGAAGCAAAGAAAGCGATCAATTGTTTTTTTAACAATGATTTCGACAAAGCAAGAAAAATTATGGAACCATGGGCAACCAGCAGCATATATCATTCTTTGGGAACAAGTGTTTTCGCGTTTCTCGAGGCGATCCTTACATTCGAACAA GAATACATTGCAAAGGCAGCTGCAGCCGTGAAACAGTGTATGAGCTTATGTTCAAAGCAACGCAAACACATTACTCTAACACAAAATATTGGTAAAATTGTGAAGAAGACTAACTACGATACCTACACGATTG AGGAAGTGCATGCGGAACTATGTTATGCCGAGTCACTCCTTTTAAAGTCGATGCTCACGTTTGTGGAGGACGAGACTTTGGTCAGCTTTGTCAAAGCTGGATTGAAAATTCGTGCCTGCTTTCTGTCGTATAA GGAATGTctaacaattttgaataatcgTAAATGGGAAAACGATGTCCacaaaattcatttcgaaaGCGGTGTTCGCACAGGAATCGGAGCGTTTAATTTG ATGATCTCATTGTTACCAGCAAGAATTATCAAACTGTTAGAGTTTATAGGCTTCTCGGGCGATAAG GAATACGGTTTATCGGAGTTAGATGCAGGATATACCGAAAGAAGAGGATTACGGCACGTTTTGTGCGCAATGGTCCTCTTATCTTATAATTTACTAGTGTCTGTTTTCCTAAGCAACACAGACGGCGACCTAGAGTGGTGTGAAAAAGCGTTGGAGGAAGAGTTGAGTCTTTATCCAAACGGCGTATGGTTTTTGTTTTTCAAGGGAAGGCTGGAACTGATAAGAGGAAATTTTGAAACTGCGATCGAATGGTACACAAGATCTTGGAAGAGCCAAGACTTATGGCCTCAGTTCCATCATCTTTGCTTCTGGGAGTTGATGTGGGCGCATTGTTCTCTGCAACAATGGGAAGAAGCTGCGATGTTCGCCAACTGTTTAGTTAAGGAATCGAACTGGTCGCGTACCGTTTATTTATACCAAAAAGCAGCAATACTTCTTATGCAAAAACCACCGTCGAAAAGCGAGAAGAAACAGTTGATCGATGTTTTAATGATGCAAGCGCCTACGTTCAAGCAACGCATAGCAGGAAAATCATGGCCAATGGAGAAGTTTGTTATTAAAAAAACGGAACGTTATTTTGCTCAGAAAGATAAACTAGTTCTTCCTGTGTTCGAACTTATGTACGTGTGGAATTTGTTCCGAACGATCGGCAAACGGCAAGACTTaatgttaaatatatttaaacaaatcgagGAAGCTGAAAGAGAACTTAAAAATGCCCC AAAAACTGAATTTCACGGAGACAACGAGGCGCTTCTGTTACTTTTAAAGGGCGCCTGTTTACGCCAATTAAAACGTCCTCTATTGGCCGAGGATTGTTTAACTCGTGCTCTTGCATTAGACAAATCAATTAGAGAAGATACTTATATAATTCCTTTCGCAACGGTAGAATTAGCTTTGTTAGCAAAGGATCAAGGAAACATTCCACTTGCTATCGAGTTTCTAGAAGATGCTAA
- the LOC143352887 gene encoding tetratricopeptide repeat protein 39B isoform X2: MSFKMPRPTSMDLDTAIMEAKKAINCFFNNDFDKARKIMEPWATSSIYHSLGTSVFAFLEAILTFEQEYIAKAAAAVKQCMSLCSKQRKHITLTQNIGKIVKKTNYDTYTIEEVHAELCYAESLLLKSMLTFVEDETLVSFVKAGLKIRACFLSYKECLTILNNRKWENDVHKIHFESGVRTGIGAFNLMISLLPARIIKLLEFIGFSGDKEYGLSELDAGYTERRGLRHVLCAMVLLSYNLLVSVFLSNTDGDLEWCEKALEEELSLYPNGVWFLFFKGRLELIRGNFETAIEWYTRSWKSQDLWPQFHHLCFWELMWAHCSLQQWEEAAMFANCLVKESNWSRTVYLYQKAAILLMQKPPSKSEKKQLIDVLMMQAPTFKQRIAGKSWPMEKFVIKKTERYFAQKDKLVLPVFELMYVWNLFRTIGKRQDLMLNIFKQIEEAERELKNAPKTEFHGDNEALLLLLKGACLRQLKRPLLAEDCLTRALALDKSIREDTYIIPFATVELALLAKDQGNIPLAIEFLEDAKKNFTGYLLESRLHFRIHSDLMNLSGKKVEDLAA; encoded by the exons ATGAG tttcaagATGCCCAG ACCTACTTCCATGGACTTGGATACAGCGATAATGGAAGCAAAGAAAGCGATCAATTGTTTTTTTAACAATGATTTCGACAAAGCAAGAAAAATTATGGAACCATGGGCAACCAGCAGCATATATCATTCTTTGGGAACAAGTGTTTTCGCGTTTCTCGAGGCGATCCTTACATTCGAACAA GAATACATTGCAAAGGCAGCTGCAGCCGTGAAACAGTGTATGAGCTTATGTTCAAAGCAACGCAAACACATTACTCTAACACAAAATATTGGTAAAATTGTGAAGAAGACTAACTACGATACCTACACGATTG AGGAAGTGCATGCGGAACTATGTTATGCCGAGTCACTCCTTTTAAAGTCGATGCTCACGTTTGTGGAGGACGAGACTTTGGTCAGCTTTGTCAAAGCTGGATTGAAAATTCGTGCCTGCTTTCTGTCGTATAA GGAATGTctaacaattttgaataatcgTAAATGGGAAAACGATGTCCacaaaattcatttcgaaaGCGGTGTTCGCACAGGAATCGGAGCGTTTAATTTG ATGATCTCATTGTTACCAGCAAGAATTATCAAACTGTTAGAGTTTATAGGCTTCTCGGGCGATAAG GAATACGGTTTATCGGAGTTAGATGCAGGATATACCGAAAGAAGAGGATTACGGCACGTTTTGTGCGCAATGGTCCTCTTATCTTATAATTTACTAGTGTCTGTTTTCCTAAGCAACACAGACGGCGACCTAGAGTGGTGTGAAAAAGCGTTGGAGGAAGAGTTGAGTCTTTATCCAAACGGCGTATGGTTTTTGTTTTTCAAGGGAAGGCTGGAACTGATAAGAGGAAATTTTGAAACTGCGATCGAATGGTACACAAGATCTTGGAAGAGCCAAGACTTATGGCCTCAGTTCCATCATCTTTGCTTCTGGGAGTTGATGTGGGCGCATTGTTCTCTGCAACAATGGGAAGAAGCTGCGATGTTCGCCAACTGTTTAGTTAAGGAATCGAACTGGTCGCGTACCGTTTATTTATACCAAAAAGCAGCAATACTTCTTATGCAAAAACCACCGTCGAAAAGCGAGAAGAAACAGTTGATCGATGTTTTAATGATGCAAGCGCCTACGTTCAAGCAACGCATAGCAGGAAAATCATGGCCAATGGAGAAGTTTGTTATTAAAAAAACGGAACGTTATTTTGCTCAGAAAGATAAACTAGTTCTTCCTGTGTTCGAACTTATGTACGTGTGGAATTTGTTCCGAACGATCGGCAAACGGCAAGACTTaatgttaaatatatttaaacaaatcgagGAAGCTGAAAGAGAACTTAAAAATGCCCC AAAAACTGAATTTCACGGAGACAACGAGGCGCTTCTGTTACTTTTAAAGGGCGCCTGTTTACGCCAATTAAAACGTCCTCTATTGGCCGAGGATTGTTTAACTCGTGCTCTTGCATTAGACAAATCAATTAGAGAAGATACTTATATAATTCCTTTCGCAACGGTAGAATTAGCTTTGTTAGCAAAGGATCAAGGAAACATTCCACTTGCTATCGAGTTTCTAGAAGATGCTAA
- the Tbc1d22 gene encoding TBC1 domain family member 22, with product MENQSHHGQTYQTHQSFWKKNTHAVPGRPSPKQDGKHGKMGGTTLMSGSSTNAVSTSGGMSSSSGGSTSFQDFQESIDDAWDSGDDEFCTVSDVKISKRVSHSAAISVINSHRSRKSYLDSGTNSKPSQRVQEIIPEEKKAEALQRLAVQPLHLRNANLSMHSHVNNTQHSTDDADIKYGISPQHRPTLPGRPQPLRQTNAPAKFFIPSKEQDGESKVDKFQSLLEASVLNLDELRQLSWSGVPARLRSVTWRLLSEYLPANIERRQSVLERKRLDYWNLVKQYYDTERDEGFQDTYRQIHIDIPRMSPLISLFQQTTVQLIFERILYIWAIRHPASGYVQGMNDLVTPFFLVFLQEAVPVSAWQDLENYDVASLQKEQRDIIEADSFWCLSKFLDGIQDNYIFAQLGIQHKVIQLKELIQRIDAPLHQHLHKHGVDYLQFSFRWMNNLLTREIPLHCTIRLWDTYLAESDRFASFQLYVCAAFLLRWRRHLLLQPDFQGLMLMLQNLPTQNWTDSEIGVLVAEAYKLKFTFADAPNHLQAHDTR from the exons ATGGAAAATCAAAGTCACCATGGCCAAACTTACCAGACCCATCAATCCTTCTGGAAGAAGAATACTCATGCTGTACCAGGCAG ACCAAGTCCAAAACAAGATGGTAAGCATGGTAAAATGGGTGGTACAACGCTCATGTCTGGCAGTTCAACGAACGCAGTGTCCACCAGTGGAGGCATGTCGAGCAGTAGCGGGGGATCTACGTCTTTTCAAGACTTTCAAGAAAGTATCGACGACGCTTGGGATTCGGGGGACGACGAATTCTGCACGGTTTCCGATGTGAAAATATCGAAGCGAGTTAGCCATTCGGCTGCTATCAGTGTGATTAACAGCCATCGGTCAAGAAAGTCCTACTTAGATTCCGGGACAAATTCGAAGCCGTCTCAACGGGTCCAAGAAATAATACCCGAAGAGAAAAAGGCGGAAGCACTCCAAAGATTAGCTGTTCAACCTTTGCATTTGCGAAACGCTAATTTGTCTATGCACTCGCATGTGAACAACACTCAACATTCCACAGACGACGCAGACATTAAATACGGCATTTCCCCGCAACATAGACCAACTCTCCCAGGCAGGCCTCAGCCGTTAAGGCAAACGAATGCCCCTGCCAAATTTTTTATACCTTCTAAGGAACAAG ATGGAGAAAGTAAAGTAGATAAATTTCAATCCCTTTTGGAGGCTTCTGTATTAAACTTAGATGAATTGAGGCAGCTATCTTGGTCAGGTGTGCCCGCAAGATTGCGTTCCGTTACATGGAGGTTGTTGTCT GAGTATTTGCCGGCCAATATAGAACGGAGGCAAAGCGTATTAGAACGTAAACGACTCGATTACTGGAATTTAGTGAAACAGTATTATGATACTGAGAGAGACGAAGGATTTCAAGATACATATCGTCAGATTCACATCGACATTCCAAGAATGTCTCCTCTTATTTCGTTATTTCAGCAAACAACGGTACAATTAATCTTTGAGAGAATACTCTACATATGGGCGATTCGTCATCCTGCTTCTGGATACGTCCAA GGGATGAACGATCTAGTGACACCGTTCTTCTTGGTATTTCTGCAAGAAGCGGTTCCGGTGTCCGCGTGGCAAGACTTAGAAAATTACGATGTCGCTTCGTTGCAGAAAGAACAGAGGGACATTATAGAGGCGGATAGCTTTTGGTGCTTGTCCAAGTTTCtcgatggtatacaggataacTATATCTTTGCTCAATTAGGCATTCAGCACAAAGTGATCCAGCTGAAGGAGCTTATACAGAGAATAGACG CGCCGTTGCATCAGCATCTTCATAAACACGGTGTAGATTATTTGCAGTTCTCGTTTCGGTGGATGAATAACTTGCTGACCAGGGAGATCCCTCTCCATTGTACGATCCGACTGTGGGACACTTATTTGGCGGAATCCGATCGGTTCGCCTCGTTTCAATTGTACGTTTGCGCCGCGTTTCTTCTTCGCTGGAGGCGTCATCTGCTTTTACAACCCGATTTTCAA GGACTGATGTTAATGCTACAAAACCTGCCTACTCAAAATTGGACAGACTCCGAGATAGGTGTACTGGTCGCGGAAGCGTACAAGTTAAAGTTCACGTTCGCCGACGCCCCGAATCACCTGCAGGCACACGATACCAGGTGA